One part of the Streptomyces lienomycini genome encodes these proteins:
- a CDS encoding PAS domain-containing protein translates to MSSRPSRGAARLAAILDALPDALVLVNANGTVVNANTIALEAFETPGTALVGRGLLDLLPQFDSRLIPGSMRRPDHVDPRARTKPTRMVARRTDGSEFPVEVTSANLETGQQAYDTYGYTGDELLMLVVRDLSGTVDTEAELARSQRQTEMILRAASEGVVGTDTDGRIVLVNPAAAQILGYRAGELGGRELHTLVLHSRADGSPFPYDESPLADTLRSGRKHRVRGQVVFAKSGDQLPVDLTTAPVRDGDQLVGAVMTFTDRRPYDALVKEHEEAEQRHVEERERLAEEHASELTALRQRHVAELEELREQHAEEVAADADRYAALGEREKDRYEALAGRHEQLLTLLGDSLRGPLDELRQELAALASDDAGQLWPEANQVLHHLSAGYSRITTLIDNVLGYQRLDVGSEQVARTKVMLDAVVAAGVDGAVELIGPGRVQFAVHAPPIEAEVDARLLATALAHLVADVAGVDATGNSPVSATGGYLDNTVVVAAAQRGEVVRIEVRGPYAGGDPVHEPVVRGIVRAHGGVLQTHEVPGMSGSAYVLEVPIGGGAGAVEAQSAEIARVATVDQAGQAGQEGQVASGGQGRGDGAAQGGNAVAVREPVPGGGRRRARRASVDAFLESGVAGAEGAGPEAENTAPTGRRRRRAARAEAQEHEHENENGHENEQVAPARVAPGQPAPEQLAQGPAGAPGPLPVPAQSGPGEGAGSGGTGRRRGRPAEAPGAEAAGVPRGRAPGCPRAPSSWRASTAGAPPRPTPVWAGPYRRRASPCPPVGVPGTVASSTRCLRPCPRRPVSPTRRTPWARPTRRTRRTRRTWTGRRGADAAPWPPRTSAPPRRRRLRARCSPCRPPTPTGRPTGRRRHPGRPSPRRGRGTGAGGPGPGAGTGRFR, encoded by the coding sequence GTGAGCAGCAGGCCATCCCGAGGCGCTGCTCGCCTCGCAGCCATACTGGACGCGCTGCCGGACGCGTTGGTCCTGGTCAACGCGAACGGCACCGTGGTCAACGCGAACACCATCGCGCTGGAGGCGTTCGAGACGCCGGGCACCGCGCTGGTCGGTCGCGGACTCCTCGACCTGCTGCCGCAGTTCGACTCGCGGCTCATCCCCGGGTCCATGCGGCGCCCGGACCACGTCGACCCCCGGGCGCGCACCAAGCCGACCCGGATGGTCGCGCGGCGCACCGACGGCTCCGAGTTCCCGGTCGAGGTCACCAGCGCCAACCTGGAGACCGGCCAGCAGGCCTACGACACCTACGGCTACACCGGCGACGAACTGCTGATGCTCGTCGTCCGCGACCTCTCCGGCACCGTCGACACCGAGGCCGAGCTGGCCCGTTCGCAGCGGCAGACCGAGATGATCCTGCGGGCCGCCTCCGAGGGCGTCGTCGGCACCGACACCGACGGGCGGATCGTCCTCGTCAACCCGGCCGCCGCCCAGATCCTGGGCTACCGGGCCGGTGAACTCGGCGGCCGGGAGCTGCACACCCTCGTCCTGCACTCGCGCGCCGACGGCTCGCCCTTCCCCTACGACGAGTCCCCGCTCGCCGACACCCTGCGCTCCGGTCGCAAGCACCGGGTGCGCGGGCAGGTGGTGTTCGCCAAGAGCGGGGACCAGCTGCCGGTCGACCTGACGACCGCGCCCGTGCGCGACGGCGACCAGCTCGTCGGCGCCGTGATGACCTTCACCGACCGGCGCCCCTACGACGCCCTCGTCAAGGAGCACGAGGAGGCGGAGCAGCGGCACGTAGAGGAACGGGAGCGGCTCGCCGAGGAGCACGCCTCCGAGCTGACCGCGCTGCGCCAGCGGCACGTCGCCGAACTGGAGGAGCTGCGGGAGCAGCACGCGGAGGAGGTCGCCGCCGACGCCGACCGCTACGCCGCCCTCGGTGAGCGGGAGAAGGACCGGTACGAGGCGCTCGCCGGCCGGCACGAGCAGTTGCTCACCCTCCTCGGCGACTCCCTGCGCGGCCCCCTGGACGAGCTGCGCCAGGAGCTGGCCGCGCTGGCGTCGGACGACGCCGGGCAGTTGTGGCCCGAGGCCAACCAGGTGCTGCACCATCTGTCGGCCGGCTACTCGCGCATCACCACCCTCATCGACAACGTCCTCGGCTACCAGCGCCTCGACGTCGGCAGCGAACAGGTCGCCCGGACGAAGGTCATGCTCGACGCCGTCGTCGCCGCGGGCGTCGACGGGGCCGTGGAGCTGATCGGTCCGGGGCGCGTGCAGTTCGCGGTGCACGCGCCGCCGATCGAGGCCGAGGTCGATGCCCGGCTGCTGGCCACCGCGCTCGCGCATCTCGTGGCGGACGTCGCGGGCGTCGACGCCACCGGCAACTCGCCCGTGTCGGCGACGGGCGGGTACCTGGACAACACCGTCGTGGTCGCGGCGGCGCAGCGCGGCGAGGTCGTACGCATCGAGGTGCGCGGACCGTACGCCGGGGGAGACCCGGTGCACGAGCCGGTGGTGCGCGGGATCGTGCGGGCGCACGGCGGCGTACTGCAGACGCACGAGGTGCCGGGCATGAGTGGCAGCGCGTACGTGCTGGAGGTGCCGATCGGGGGCGGGGCGGGGGCCGTCGAGGCCCAAAGCGCCGAGATCGCCCGGGTCGCCACCGTGGACCAGGCAGGCCAGGCGGGCCAGGAGGGCCAGGTCGCTTCCGGCGGGCAAGGTCGGGGCGACGGTGCCGCGCAGGGCGGGAACGCCGTGGCCGTCCGTGAGCCGGTTCCCGGGGGCGGGCGGCGACGCGCCCGGCGGGCGTCCGTCGACGCGTTCCTGGAGAGCGGGGTCGCGGGCGCGGAGGGTGCCGGACCGGAGGCGGAGAACACCGCCCCGACCGGGCGGCGCAGGCGGCGCGCGGCGCGGGCCGAGGCCCAGGAACACGAGCACGAGAACGAGAACGGGCACGAGAACGAGCAGGTCGCACCCGCGCGGGTCGCACCCGGGCAGCCCGCACCGGAGCAGCTCGCGCAGGGACCGGCCGGGGCTCCGGGCCCGCTTCCGGTGCCCGCGCAGTCGGGGCCGGGCGAGGGCGCCGGGTCCGGTGGTACCGGGCGTCGGCGCGGACGGCCCGCGGAGGCCCCGGGTGCCGAGGCCGCCGGGGTGCCCCGGGGGCGCGCGCCGGGGTGTCCGAGGGCGCCGTCGTCATGGCGGGCGAGCACGGCGGGGGCTCCGCCGCGTCCAACACCGGTCTGGGCGGGACCGTACCGCCGCAGGGCGTCCCCGTGCCCGCCGGTCGGCGTGCCCGGGACGGTGGCGAGCAGCACGCGCTGCCTCCGGCCCTGCCCGCGCAGGCCGGTGAGTCCGACCCGGCGGACGCCGTGGGCCCGGCCGACGCGACGGACGCGACGGACGCGACGGACATGGACCGGCCGACGGGGCGCCGACGCCGCGCCCTGGCCTCCGCGAACGAGCGCGCCGCCGCGCAGGAGGCGGCTCCGCGCCAGGTGTTCGCCCTGCCGCCCGCCGACACCGACCGGCCGTCCGACGGGACGGCGCAGGCACCCAGGGCGCCCGTCGCCGCGCCGGGGGCGAGGCACAGGGGCAGGCGGGCCGGGTCCGGGTGCCGGGACCGGCCGCTTCCGGTGA
- a CDS encoding TetR family transcriptional regulator, with protein MAARDPEATKARIFEAAVAEFARHGIAGARIDRIAAEARANKQLIYAYYGNKGELFASVLEKKMLDLAISVPVDPDDIEGWIDRLLDYHAAHPELLRLLFWEGMEYGSAELPHEAERQAHYARKVAAVRDAQERGVVTDAIPASDLLFLLVAMANWAVVVPQMKRILVGGEDTDAGRLRDSIKLAARRIVDR; from the coding sequence ATGGCAGCAAGGGACCCCGAGGCCACCAAGGCCCGGATCTTCGAGGCGGCGGTGGCGGAGTTCGCCCGCCACGGCATCGCCGGCGCGCGCATCGACCGCATCGCGGCCGAGGCCAGGGCCAACAAGCAGCTGATCTACGCCTACTACGGCAACAAGGGCGAGCTGTTCGCGTCCGTCCTCGAGAAGAAGATGCTCGACCTGGCGATCTCCGTCCCCGTCGATCCGGACGACATCGAGGGCTGGATCGACCGCCTGCTCGACTACCACGCGGCCCACCCCGAACTGCTGCGCCTCCTCTTCTGGGAGGGCATGGAGTACGGCAGCGCCGAGCTGCCCCACGAGGCCGAACGCCAGGCCCACTACGCCCGCAAGGTCGCCGCCGTGCGGGACGCCCAGGAACGCGGCGTGGTCACCGACGCCATTCCGGCGTCCGACCTGCTGTTCCTGCTGGTCGCGATGGCCAACTGGGCCGTGGTCGTGCCCCAGATGAAACGCATCCTGGTCGGGGGCGAGGACACGGACGCGGGCCGCCTGCGCGACTCGATCAAGCTGGCCGCGCGCAGGATCGTCGACCGGTAG
- a CDS encoding MFS transporter, which translates to MPSSSSAPSAPSASSASAAPRVQPAPGPGPGPAPAPAPVPAPVRPSVGPSAGPSPSGTGPSSGAAARLFLPLIALCTAVTAANIYLAAPLLPLIAHDLGSTPSAIAWLASVAQLGYAAGLLFFAPLGDSVNRRRLVAVLSLVATAALLAAAASAGTGALAGAVLVASAATVVPQLLVPLVAARAPADRRARHVAAVIAGLFTGVVAARVLGGLAGQAFGWRAVFVGAAVLTAVLGLATAYILPVERRQRRGPLFAGLVAIPGVVRRSPDLWRACVRQAGMYGAWSALWTSLALLLAGDEGYGMTTAAAGLFGLFGLAASAVAPLAGGLVDRFGAARVVRSAYLLAALSVPLFWLGGRAMAALCAAAVLVHAALVASHVANQTLALTTTSAPATANTAYVVAGFAGGALASALAGPAFGHWGWGGVCAVAGAWLVLGWTATAVRRGR; encoded by the coding sequence ATGCCGTCATCGTCGTCCGCGCCGTCCGCACCGTCCGCGTCCTCCGCGTCCGCAGCCCCGCGGGTCCAGCCCGCCCCCGGCCCCGGCCCCGGCCCCGCACCCGCTCCGGCTCCGGTTCCGGCTCCCGTACGACCGTCCGTCGGGCCGTCCGCGGGACCGTCGCCCTCCGGGACCGGCCCGTCGTCCGGCGCCGCCGCCCGGCTCTTCCTCCCCCTGATCGCCCTGTGCACCGCCGTGACGGCCGCCAACATCTACCTCGCGGCGCCGCTGCTCCCCCTCATCGCCCACGACCTGGGTTCCACCCCGTCGGCGATCGCCTGGCTCGCCTCGGTCGCCCAGCTGGGATACGCGGCCGGCCTACTGTTCTTCGCCCCGCTCGGGGACAGCGTCAACCGGCGCCGCCTGGTCGCCGTCCTCTCGCTGGTCGCCACGGCGGCCCTGCTCGCGGCCGCCGCGTCCGCCGGGACCGGTGCGCTCGCGGGCGCCGTCCTGGTCGCCTCGGCCGCGACCGTCGTACCGCAACTGCTCGTCCCGCTGGTCGCCGCACGCGCCCCCGCCGACCGCCGGGCCCGTCATGTCGCGGCCGTCATCGCGGGCCTGTTCACCGGCGTCGTCGCGGCCCGGGTGCTGGGCGGCCTCGCCGGGCAGGCCTTCGGCTGGCGCGCGGTGTTCGTGGGCGCCGCCGTGCTGACCGCCGTACTGGGGCTGGCGACCGCCTACATCCTGCCCGTGGAGCGGCGGCAGCGCCGGGGCCCGCTGTTCGCGGGGCTCGTCGCGATACCGGGCGTGGTGCGCCGCTCGCCCGACCTGTGGCGGGCCTGCGTGCGCCAGGCGGGGATGTACGGCGCCTGGAGCGCCCTGTGGACGTCGCTCGCCCTGCTCCTCGCGGGGGACGAGGGGTACGGCATGACCACCGCGGCGGCCGGGCTGTTCGGCCTGTTCGGTCTCGCGGCGAGTGCGGTCGCACCCCTCGCGGGCGGCCTGGTCGACCGGTTCGGCGCCGCCAGGGTCGTACGGTCCGCGTATCTGCTGGCCGCCCTGTCGGTGCCGCTGTTCTGGCTGGGCGGGCGGGCGATGGCGGCCCTGTGCGCTGCGGCCGTGCTGGTGCACGCCGCCCTGGTCGCCTCCCACGTCGCCAACCAGACCCTCGCCCTGACCACCACCTCCGCCCCGGCCACCGCCAACACGGCGTACGTCGTCGCCGGCTTCGCGGGCGGCGCGCTGGCCTCGGCCCTCGCGGGACCCGCCTTCGGCCACTGGGGCTGGGGCGGCGTGTGCGCGGTGGCGGGGGCGTGGCTGGTCCTGGGCTGGACGGCCACGGCCGTACGCCGGGGACGGTGA
- a CDS encoding long-chain fatty acid--CoA ligase, which translates to MSPREDTVLSTMQDVPLLISRILTHGSAIHGSSQVTTWTGEDEPHRRSFAEIGARAARLAHALREDLAVDGDERVATLMWNNAEHVEAYFAIPSMGAVLHTLNLRLPPEQLAWIVNHAADRVVIANGSLLPLLAPLLPHLKTVEHVVVSGPGDRSPLAGAAVRVHEYEDLIAGKPDTYDWPELDERAAAAMCYTSGTTGDPKGVVYSHRSIYLHSMQVNMAQSMGLTDEDTTLVVVPQFHVNAWGLPHATFMTGVNMLMPDRFLQPAPLAAMIEGERPTHAAAVPTIWQGLLAELTAKPRDVSSLTQVTIGGSACPPSLMEAFDALGMRVCHAWGMTETSPLGTIARPPAHAIGTEREFGYRLTQGRFPAGVEARLTGPGGERLRWDGESAGELEVRGNWIAGAYYNGPGAEPLRPDDKFSEDGWLKTGDVGTISPDGFLTLTDRAKDVIKSGGEWISSVELENALMAHPDVAEAAVVAVPDDKWGERPLATVVLREGASTDFAALRTFLAEDGKIAKWQLPERWTVIETVPKTSVGKFDKKVLRRQYADGGLDVTRL; encoded by the coding sequence ATGTCGCCCCGGGAGGACACCGTGCTGAGCACGATGCAGGACGTACCGCTGCTGATATCGAGGATCCTGACCCACGGGTCGGCCATCCACGGCAGCTCGCAGGTGACCACCTGGACCGGTGAGGACGAGCCGCACCGCCGCTCCTTCGCCGAGATCGGGGCCCGTGCCGCGCGGCTGGCGCACGCCCTGCGCGAGGACCTCGCCGTCGACGGCGACGAACGCGTCGCCACCCTCATGTGGAACAACGCCGAGCACGTCGAGGCGTACTTCGCGATCCCCTCCATGGGCGCGGTCCTCCACACCCTCAATCTCCGCCTTCCGCCCGAGCAGCTGGCCTGGATCGTCAACCACGCCGCCGACCGGGTCGTGATCGCCAACGGCTCCCTGCTGCCACTGCTGGCCCCGCTGCTGCCGCACCTGAAGACGGTGGAGCACGTCGTCGTCAGCGGACCGGGCGACCGCTCGCCGCTGGCCGGGGCCGCCGTCCGGGTGCACGAGTACGAGGACCTGATCGCCGGGAAGCCGGACACCTACGACTGGCCCGAGCTGGACGAGCGCGCCGCGGCCGCCATGTGCTACACCTCCGGCACCACGGGCGACCCCAAGGGCGTGGTGTACAGCCACCGCTCCATCTACCTGCACTCCATGCAGGTCAACATGGCCCAGTCGATGGGCCTGACCGACGAGGACACCACGCTGGTCGTGGTCCCGCAGTTCCACGTCAACGCCTGGGGACTGCCGCACGCCACCTTCATGACCGGCGTCAACATGCTGATGCCGGACCGCTTCCTGCAGCCCGCGCCGCTCGCCGCGATGATCGAGGGCGAGCGGCCGACGCACGCCGCCGCGGTCCCCACCATCTGGCAGGGGCTGCTGGCCGAGCTGACGGCCAAGCCGCGGGACGTCTCCTCGCTCACCCAGGTCACCATCGGCGGCTCCGCCTGTCCCCCGTCCCTGATGGAGGCGTTCGACGCCCTCGGCATGCGGGTCTGCCACGCCTGGGGCATGACGGAGACCTCGCCGCTCGGCACGATCGCCCGGCCGCCGGCCCACGCGATCGGCACGGAGCGGGAGTTCGGCTACCGCCTCACCCAGGGCCGTTTCCCGGCCGGTGTCGAGGCCCGGCTCACCGGCCCCGGCGGCGAGCGGCTCCGCTGGGACGGCGAGTCCGCCGGTGAGCTGGAGGTCCGCGGCAACTGGATCGCCGGCGCCTACTACAACGGGCCCGGGGCCGAGCCGCTGCGTCCCGACGACAAGTTCAGCGAGGACGGCTGGCTGAAGACGGGCGACGTCGGCACCATCTCCCCGGACGGCTTCCTCACGCTCACCGACCGGGCCAAGGACGTCATCAAGTCCGGCGGCGAGTGGATCTCCTCCGTCGAGCTGGAGAACGCGCTGATGGCCCACCCGGACGTCGCCGAGGCCGCCGTCGTCGCCGTACCGGACGACAAGTGGGGCGAGCGTCCGCTGGCCACCGTCGTCCTCAGGGAGGGCGCCAGCACCGACTTCGCCGCCCTGCGCACCTTCCTCGCCGAGGACGGCAAGATCGCCAAGTGGCAGCTGCCGGAACGCTGGACGGTCATCGAGACGGTGCCGAAGACGAGCGTCGGCAAGTTCGACAAGAAGGTGCTGCGCAGGCAGTACGCCGACGGGGGCCTCGACGTCACCCGGCTCTGA
- a CDS encoding SigE family RNA polymerase sigma factor, which translates to MTTPVCTSASNAATAMAPAKAPARTPAAAAARAQTFPYPSFSSYVKARQPVLLRTARSLTANPSDAEDLLQTALAKTYVAWERIEDHRALDGYVRRALLNTRTSQWRKRKVDEFACDELPEPEPVPGGDDPAERQALHDAMWRAIMKLPARQRAMVVLRYYEDLSEARTAEVLGVSVGTVKSAVSRALGKLREDPELGIAR; encoded by the coding sequence ATGACCACACCCGTCTGCACCAGCGCTTCGAACGCCGCCACCGCCATGGCGCCGGCCAAGGCACCGGCCAGGACGCCGGCCGCGGCCGCGGCAAGGGCGCAGACCTTCCCGTATCCCTCGTTCTCGTCTTACGTGAAGGCCCGCCAGCCGGTGCTGCTGCGTACCGCCCGGTCGCTCACCGCGAACCCGAGCGACGCGGAGGACCTGCTGCAGACCGCGCTCGCCAAGACCTACGTGGCCTGGGAGCGCATCGAGGACCATCGTGCCCTGGACGGCTACGTACGCCGGGCGCTGCTGAACACCCGGACCTCGCAGTGGCGCAAGCGCAAGGTCGACGAGTTCGCCTGCGACGAACTGCCCGAGCCGGAGCCCGTGCCCGGCGGCGACGATCCGGCGGAGCGGCAGGCCCTGCACGACGCGATGTGGCGGGCGATCATGAAGCTGCCCGCACGGCAGCGTGCGATGGTCGTCCTCAGGTACTACGAGGACCTCAGTGAGGCCCGGACGGCCGAAGTGCTCGGAGTTTCCGTGGGCACCGTGAAGTCGGCGGTCTCCCGCGCCCTCGGCAAGCTCCGCGAGGACCCTGAGCTGGGGATTGCCCGATAA
- a CDS encoding bifunctional DNA primase/polymerase yields MATTDRRATTLALAHALSAAERGLAVIPLARTKLPALRSPHRDAPTPQPFPCHGECGRLGHGVHDASTDPVRIRALFAAAPWATGYGIACGLPPHHLIGVDLDRKPDADSSAALRELALRHLFTIPPTVVVLTPGGGRHLWLTGPPDQVVPNSAGRLAPGIDIRGAGGYLVGPGSRTRHGTYTTAPGTSHLAPAPCPPALLRLLLPHPARRAGGGTVTGGRGLVQFVLAAHEGQRNTRLFWAACRAYENGIGPALLAPLLAAAQATGLTEREARATLASAARMTGGPRP; encoded by the coding sequence ATGGCCACCACCGACCGGCGGGCCACGACGCTGGCCCTCGCACACGCCCTGTCAGCCGCGGAACGCGGACTGGCCGTCATCCCGCTGGCCCGGACGAAGCTCCCGGCGCTGCGCTCCCCCCACCGCGACGCCCCGACGCCGCAGCCGTTCCCCTGCCACGGCGAGTGCGGACGCCTCGGCCACGGTGTGCACGACGCCTCCACCGACCCGGTCCGCATCCGCGCCCTCTTCGCCGCCGCTCCCTGGGCCACGGGGTACGGCATCGCCTGCGGTCTGCCGCCGCACCACCTGATCGGCGTCGACCTGGACCGGAAGCCGGACGCGGACTCCTCGGCCGCGCTGCGTGAACTGGCCCTGCGCCACCTCTTCACGATCCCGCCCACGGTCGTCGTCCTGACCCCCGGCGGAGGCCGCCACCTCTGGCTGACCGGCCCGCCCGACCAGGTCGTCCCCAACTCGGCCGGCCGCCTCGCCCCCGGCATCGACATCCGGGGCGCCGGCGGCTACCTGGTCGGCCCCGGCTCCCGCACCCGCCACGGCACCTACACGACCGCCCCCGGCACCTCCCACCTGGCGCCCGCGCCCTGCCCGCCCGCACTCCTGCGCCTGCTGCTCCCGCACCCCGCCCGGCGTGCCGGGGGCGGGACGGTGACGGGCGGCCGGGGCCTCGTCCAGTTCGTCCTGGCCGCGCACGAGGGCCAGCGCAACACCCGCCTCTTCTGGGCGGCCTGCCGGGCGTACGAGAACGGCATCGGCCCGGCCCTGCTGGCCCCCTTGCTGGCGGCGGCCCAGGCCACCGGCCTCACCGAACGCGAGGCCCGGGCGACACTCGCGTCGGCGGCCCGCATGACCGGAGGCCCCCGCCCCTGA
- a CDS encoding DUF4232 domain-containing protein yields the protein MYEVTNQETEPFTYTITFSLMDDRGRAMSNVEETVASVGAGKTVRRTLEHAGYPAGGRLDAGRVRILDVERVPSGEAPAAAGSCPASGLRLTADQGDAAMGLRVVGLHLENCGSRTYSLKGYPVLQLLDAERQPVDGIEILRGTDGIPMAGGDDGPPRPVTLRPGESAVSGLAWRNTTEFGEAVTVPYVRVRAEAGSEPVTVAPHLDLGTTGELGVRAWRKDERDADSDAGGTGSGGAVRPGG from the coding sequence GTGTACGAGGTGACCAACCAGGAGACCGAGCCCTTCACTTACACCATCACCTTCTCCCTCATGGACGACCGGGGCAGGGCGATGTCGAACGTCGAGGAGACGGTGGCGTCCGTGGGCGCGGGGAAGACCGTGCGGCGGACGCTGGAGCACGCGGGGTACCCGGCCGGTGGTCGCCTCGACGCCGGGCGGGTGCGGATCCTCGACGTGGAGCGGGTGCCTTCCGGCGAAGCGCCGGCCGCTGCCGGTTCCTGTCCGGCGTCGGGGCTGCGGCTGACCGCCGACCAGGGCGATGCGGCGATGGGACTGCGCGTCGTGGGGCTCCATCTGGAGAACTGCGGGAGCCGGACGTACTCCCTGAAGGGATACCCGGTACTGCAGCTGCTCGACGCGGAACGGCAGCCGGTGGACGGGATCGAGATCCTGCGCGGTACCGACGGCATACCGATGGCGGGCGGGGACGACGGGCCGCCGCGGCCGGTGACGTTGCGGCCGGGGGAGTCCGCCGTGTCGGGGTTGGCATGGCGCAACACCACCGAGTTCGGCGAGGCGGTGACCGTGCCGTACGTCAGGGTCCGGGCCGAGGCCGGCTCCGAACCGGTGACGGTCGCGCCGCACCTCGACCTCGGGACCACCGGCGAGTTGGGTGTCCGCGCGTGGCGGAAGGACGAGCGCGACGCCGATTCCGATGCCGGTGGGACGGGGAGCGGTGGGGCGGTGCGGCCGGGGGGCTGA
- a CDS encoding DinB family protein, with amino-acid sequence MTASPDPEIRTLLSFLHGQRRHVLGILDGLDPDALRRPVLPSGWNCLGLVQHLALDVERFWFRAVVVGEEEVINALGDEGDAWQVGPEVQAAEVLDRYRTETDLADGIIGATVVDAPLAWWPHDLFGEPHLHTLRDVLLHVITETACHAGHLDAARELLDGRRWMVLS; translated from the coding sequence GTGACCGCGTCGCCGGACCCCGAGATCCGGACACTGCTGTCCTTCCTGCACGGACAACGCCGCCACGTCCTCGGCATACTCGACGGCCTCGACCCGGATGCCCTGCGCCGGCCTGTGCTGCCGTCGGGGTGGAACTGCCTCGGCCTCGTCCAGCATCTCGCCCTCGATGTGGAGCGGTTCTGGTTCCGCGCGGTGGTGGTCGGCGAAGAAGAGGTCATCAATGCCTTGGGCGACGAGGGCGACGCGTGGCAGGTGGGTCCAGAGGTGCAGGCTGCCGAGGTCCTCGACCGGTACCGCACGGAGACCGACCTCGCAGACGGCATCATCGGTGCCACCGTTGTGGACGCTCCCCTGGCCTGGTGGCCCCACGACCTTTTCGGTGAGCCTCACCTGCACACCCTTCGAGACGTCCTGCTGCATGTCATCACGGAGACTGCCTGCCATGCCGGACATCTTGATGCGGCGCGGGAACTCCTCGACGGCCGACGGTGGATGGTCCTGTCCTGA
- a CDS encoding VOC family protein, translated as MTDTASTFSWPAGISAITLFTEDLDATKRFYREVFGLPVAFENDNSAVFEFGNTIINLLKTTAAPELIAPARVAEADSGSRLQLTLPVDDVDAMCKELADRGVTLLNGPVDRPWGIRTASFRDPGGHIWEIAK; from the coding sequence GTGACAGACACGGCGAGCACCTTCTCATGGCCCGCGGGCATCAGTGCGATCACCCTCTTCACCGAGGATCTGGACGCCACGAAGCGGTTCTACCGGGAGGTGTTCGGATTGCCGGTGGCCTTCGAGAACGACAACTCAGCCGTCTTCGAGTTCGGCAATACCATCATCAACCTGCTGAAGACCACCGCGGCACCCGAGCTCATCGCGCCCGCTCGCGTTGCCGAGGCCGACTCCGGTTCCCGTCTCCAGCTCACCCTGCCGGTGGACGATGTGGACGCGATGTGCAAGGAACTGGCCGACCGCGGTGTCACACTGCTGAACGGTCCCGTGGACCGGCCCTGGGGCATACGGACCGCCAGTTTCCGTGATCCCGGCGGCCACATCTGGGAGATCGCCAAGTGA